One window of the Sciurus carolinensis chromosome 8, mSciCar1.2, whole genome shotgun sequence genome contains the following:
- the LOC124990389 gene encoding cationic trypsin-3-like, with amino-acid sequence MKTFILLAVLGAAVALPIDGDEDKIVGGYTCEKNSLPYQVSLNIGFHNCGGSLISDQWVLSAAHCYRPKIQVRLGEHNINVIEGDEQFIDAVKIIPHPTYDKDTLNNDIMLIKLKSPATISSRVSTISLPRSCPTAGTQCLVSGWGNTLSSGIKYPDLLQCLDAPVLSDTACHEAYPRKITSNMFCLGFLEGGKDSCQCDSGGPVVCNGELQGIVSWGYGCALKGKPGVYAKVCKYLDWIQETIAAN; translated from the exons ATGAAGACCTTCATCCTCCTTGCTGTCCTGGGAGCTGCTG TTGCACTTCCCATTGATGGCGATGAGGACAAGATTGTAGGGGGCTACACCTGTGAGAAGAATTCCCTGCCCTACCAGGTGTCCCTCAACATTGGCTTCCATAACTGTGGTGGTTCCCTCATCAGTGACCAGTGGGTACTGTCTGCAGCTCACTGTTACAGGCC GAAAATTCAGGTGCGTCTGGGAGAACACAACATCAATGTCATTGAGGGTGATGAGCAATTCATTGATGCAGTCAAGATCATCCCACACCCCACCTACGATAAAGACACCTTAAATAACGACATCATGCTGATTAAACTGAAGTCACCTGCTACCATCAGCTCTCGAGTGTCCACTATCTCTCTGCCAAGATCCTGTCCAACTGCAGGGACTCAGTGCCTCGTGTCTGGCTGGGGCAACACCCTGAGCTCTGGAA TCAAATATCCTGATCTTCTGCAGTGTCTGGATGCTCCTGTGCTCTCAGACACTGCTTGCCATGAGGCCTACCCAAGAAAGATCACTAGCAACATGTTCTGTCTGGGCTTCCTGGAGGGTGGAAAGGACTCCTGCCAG tgTGACTCTGGTGGCCCCGTGGTCTGCAATGGAGAGCTCCAGGGCATTGTCTCCTGGGGCTACGGCTGTGCTCTGAAGGGCAAACCCGGTGTCTATGCCAAAGTCTGCAAATACCTGGACTGGATTCAGGAGACCATCGCTGCCAACTAA
- the LOC124991251 gene encoding probable inactive serine protease 58 — MRKCKELFLSRIRDSDLDQLSALEGSQSAMKGCLILMLLSATGVTQKNISIEKIKLPDDLTIPYMVYLQSSPEPCVGALIHPQWVLTAAHCPLPVKIRLGVYQPSIKNKKEQFRNYSLTVSHPDFDAYSLQNDLMMIKLSKPAMLNTYVGTIAVALEPTVFNESCFISTWTWDDYKNNSDPDIITWISQYPLSSSDCYNVLQQQERAKVNIMCVGQPLSLITKIKQEVSAALAICSGRLHGILSWSKGGYTLGNEGFFTRIHAYARWIMKIMESY, encoded by the exons ATGAGGAAATGCAAAGAG CTGTTCTTGTCAAGGATTCGGGACTCAGATTTGGATCAACTTTCTGCTCTAGAGGGATCGCAGTCTGCCATGAAGGGTTGTCTCATCCTCATGCTCTTGAGCGCCACTG GAGtcactcagaaaaatatttctattgaaaagataaaactaCCAGATGATCTTACAATTCCTTACATGGTCTATCTGCAGTCCAGCCCAGAACCCTGCGTTGGGGCTCTCATCCACCCTCAGTGGGTATTGACAGCTGCCCACTGCCCCTTACC TGTCAAAATTCGACTAGGAGTTTATCAACccagcatcaaaaataaaaaggaacagttTCGGAATTATTCATTGACTGTGTCTCACCCTGACTTTGATGCCTACTCTCTGCAAAATGACCTGATGATGATAAAACTCTCCAAGCCTGCAATGCTCAACACCTATGTGGGAACCATCGCGGTCGCTTTGGAGCCCACGGTATTTAATGAGTCCTGCTTTATCTCCACCTGGACCTGGGATGACTACAAAAACA ACAGTGACCCAGACATCATTACATGGATAAGCCAATACCCTCTCTCCTCCAGTGACTGCTACAATGTACTCCAACAACAAGAAAGAGCAAAAGTAAACATCATGTGTGTGGGACAACCTCTAAGCCtcataactaaaataaag CAAGAAGTTTCAGCTGCTCTAGCCATCTGCAGTGGGAGGTTGCATGGAATCTTGAGCTGGTCAAAAGGAGGTTATACCCTGGGAAATGAAGGATTCTTCACACGAATTCATGCCTATGCAAGATGGATCATGAAAATCATGGAATCTTATTGA